From a single Callithrix jacchus isolate 240 chromosome 5, calJac240_pri, whole genome shotgun sequence genomic region:
- the MMP24OS gene encoding protein MMP24OS, producing the protein MGAQLSGGRGAPDPAQPQPQPQPAAPEGAELPRPRPQPQPQPQPEPGPWGPLDDVRFLIACTSWY; encoded by the coding sequence ATGGGGGCCCAGCTGAGCGGCGGTCGCGGCGCCCCGGACCCTgcgcagccccagccccagccccagcccgcgGCGCCGGAGGGCGCGGAGCTGCCCCGGCCTcggcctcagcctcagccccagccccagcccgaACCCGGCCCGTGGGGACCGCTGGATGATGTGCGCTTCCTCATCGCCTGCACTTCCTGGTACTGA
- the EIF6 gene encoding eukaryotic translation initiation factor 6: MAVRASFENNCEIGCFAKLTNTYCLVAIGGSENFYSVFEGELSDTIPVVHASIAGCRIIGRMCVGNRHGLLVPNNTTDQELQHIRNSLPDSVQIRRVEERLSALGNVTTCNDYVALVHPDLDRETEEILADVLKVEVFRQTVADQVLVGSYCVFSNQGGLVHPKTSVEDQDELSSLLQVPLVAGTVNRGSEVIAAGMVVNDWCAFCGLDTTSTELSVVESVFKLNEAQPSTIATSMRDSLIDSLT; the protein is encoded by the exons ATGGCGGTCCGAGCGTCGTTCGAGAACAACTGTGAGATCGGCTGCTTTGCCAAGCTCACCAACACCTACTGCCTGGTGGCCATCGGAGGCTCAGAGAACTTCTACAG TGTGTTCGAGGGCGAGCTCTCCGATACCATCCCCGTGGTGCACGCGTCTATCGCCGGCTGCCGCATCATCGGGCGCATGTGTGTGG GGAACAGGCATGGTCTCCTGGTACCCAACAATACCACTGACCAGGAGCTGCAGCACATTCGCAATAGCCTCCCAGACTCAGTGCAAATTCGGCGGGTGGAGGAGCGGCTCTCAGCCTTGGGCAATGTCACCACCTGCAATGACTACGTGGCCTTGGTCCACCCAGACTTGGACAGG GAGACAGAAGAAATTCTGGCAGATGTGCTCAAGGTGGAAGTCTTCAGACAGACAGTGGCTGACCAGGTGCTAGTAGGAAGCTATTGTGTCTTCAGCAATCAGGGAGGGCTGGTGCATCCCAAGACTTCAGTTGAAGACCAGGATGAGCTGTCCTCTCTTCTTCAGGTCCCCCTTGTG GCAGGCACTGTGAACCGAGGCAGTGAGGTGATTGCCGCTGGGATGGTGGTGAATGACTGGTGTGCCTTCTGTGGCCTGGACACAACGAGCACAGAGCTGTCAGTGGTGGAGAGTGTCTTCAAGCTGAATGAAGCCCAGCCTAGCACCATTGCTACCAGCATGCGGGATTCCCTCATTGACAG cCTCACCTGA